In a genomic window of Clavelina lepadiformis chromosome 7, kaClaLepa1.1, whole genome shotgun sequence:
- the LOC143464538 gene encoding uncharacterized protein LOC143464538 gives MILLERLNETATQSPDPVNATTEVYISTNVLTSYEWIPIGITIAAFFVFILYLILSWFGLLHSRFIKNLLKTNKENQLTAKTERSNSRQDTVMSYNKSAELPTTSVMVTSHYP, from the exons AGAGACTGAACGAGACCGCTACGCAGAGTCCTGACCCGGTCAATGCCACCACAGAAGTTTATATTTCGACAAACGTGCTCACCTCCTACGAATGGATTCCTATTGGAATTACAATTGCTGCCTTCTTTGTGTTTATCTTGTACTTGATACTTAGTTG GTTTGGACTGCTTCATTCAAGATTCATCAAAAACCTGTTGAAAACTAACAAAGAAAACCAGCTAACGGCGAAAACAGAACGAAGCAACTCTAGACAAGACACTGTTATGTCGTACAATAAAAGCGCGGAACTCCCAACAACCTCCGTCatggtgacgtcacactaCCCATGA